Proteins encoded in a region of the Mycteria americana isolate JAX WOST 10 ecotype Jacksonville Zoo and Gardens chromosome 9, USCA_MyAme_1.0, whole genome shotgun sequence genome:
- the LOC142414531 gene encoding rac GTPase-activating protein 1-like gives MLRQRCGRLLARLERALQLLELGGSAEEDYIQIARRFEATRQRCCRLEQDGRRAREQLARVEAERAALEVKLKHARNQVEVEMKKRHRAEAELEKQERKLQLVFESLMREPWGSGVLSGEQRSVLSALASRRLGAALAPGRRSSMVDESCQSLLSHSDISYDRTEDDVDVDMTVVRTLKRKAQERQRVSLAPQIGPVVVAKRHRSSVAPHNTASVPAVPPPDEVPGPAGSLPPAALVPRRCSRQGHRASTRAELTTVWGTSEDPGCHGPGQESHTEGGSAGQPVPAPFLSPPQGLPQLQHQFTSKTVIRPEPCGVCGSRVRFGKAAVKCRQCQLLLHPKCREQCPGPCAPRPHHHAWPREGVLADFAPPAPPLVPALVVQCVTEVETRGLTETGLYRVPGTEQLVREWKRRLLRAGGALPALGSVADIHVVCGVLKDFLRGLKEPLVTFSLHPAFLRAADIPDDAACDTALRHVVSKLPPANRDTLAFLMLHLLRVSRSPDCKMDVFNLSRVFGPTLVGHSSANPTPLAIMEDTPRQCKVVARLLSLPPDFWRGFVGTEQENLVPTSALGDKREPFCRVASPEPKPGQLSPAGTCCLPSTLRSCVGMAARPPQGPAPRKVGRFFPSPV, from the exons ATGCTGCGGCAGCGCTGCGGGCGGCTCCTGGCCCGGCTGGAGCGGgcgctgcagctgctggagctcgGCGGCAGCGCGGAGGAAG ACTACATCCAGATTGCTCGGCGCTTCGAGGCGACGCGCCAGAGATGCTGCCGCCTGGAGCAGGACGGGCGGCGGGCCCGCGAGCAGCTGGCCCGCGTGGAGGCTGAGCGGGCAGCGCTGGAGGTGAAGCTCAAGCACGCCCGCAACCAGGTGGAAGTGGAGATGAAGAAGCGGCACCGGGCGGAGGCTGAGCTGGAGAAGCAG GAGCGCAAACTTCAGCTAGTCTTCGAGTCCCTGATgcgggagccgtggggcagcgggGTGCTGAGCGGGGAGCAGCGGTCCGTCCTCAGCGCCCTGGCCAGCCGGCGCctcggggcagccctggcaccggGCAGGAG GTCGTCTATGGTAGACGAGTCGTGCCAGTCCCTCCTGTCCCACTCGGACATCAGCTACGACCGCACTGAGGACGATGTG GATGTTGATATGACGGTGGTGCGGACCCTGAAGCGCAAAGCCCAGGAGAGGCAG CGTGTGTCCCTGGCCCCTCAGATCGGCCCCGTGGTGGTGGCGAAGCGGCACCGGTCTTCTGTGGCACCCCACAACACT GCGAGTGTgccagccgtgccccctcccgATGAGGTCCCAGGCCCTGCTGGCAGCCTCCCGCCCGCTGCTTTGGTGCCACGCCGCTGCTCTCGCCAGGGACACCGTGCCTCCACGCGTGCAG agctgacCACGGTGTGGGGCACCAGCGAGGATCCGGGCTGCCATGGCCCAGGGCAGGAGAGCCACACCGAGGGTGGCTCCGCAGGGCAGCCAGTGCCAGCCCCCTTCCTCTCGCCTCCAcagggcctcccgcagctccaGCACCAGTTCACCTCCAAAACG GTGATCCGCCCCGAGCCGTGTGGCGTCTGCGGCTCCCGCGTCCGCTTTGGGAAAGCTGCCGTCAAGTGCCGccagtgccagctgctgctgcaccccaAGTGCCGGGAGCAGTGCCCCGGCCCCTGCGCGCCCCGGCCTCACCACCACGCCTGGCCCCGCGAG GGCGTGCTGGCTGACTTCgccccccccgcaccgcccctGGTGCCCGCGCTGGTGGTGCAGTGCGTGACTGAGGTGGAGACGCGAGGCTTGACGGAG ACGGGGCTGTACCGGGTGCCAGGCACGGAGCAGCTGGTGCGGGAGTGGAAGCGGAggctgctgcgggcaggaggTGCGCTGCCCGCCCTCGGCAGCGTGGCTGACATCCACGTGGTGTGCGGGGTGCTCAAGGACTTTCTGCGGGGGCTCAAGGAGCCGCTGGTCACCTTCAGCCTCCACCCTGCCTTCCTGCGGGCTGCTG ACATCCCGGACGATGCCGCCTGCGACACAGCCCTGCGCCACGTGGTGAGCAAGCTGCCCCCGGCCAACAGGGACACCCTGGCCTTCCTCATGCTGCACCTGCTCAG GGTGTCGCGCAGCCCTGACTGCAAGATGGACGTCTTCAACCTGTCCCGCGTGTTTGGTCCCACGCTGGTGGGACACAGCTCGGCCAACCCCACACCGCTCGCCATCATGGAGGACACGCCGCGGCAGTGCAAG GTGGTGGCTCGGCTCCTCTCGCTGCCGCCCGACTTCTGGAGAGGCTTTGTGGGGACGGAGCAGGAGAACCTGGTGCCGACATCAGCCCTAGGGGACAAACGCG AGCCGTTCTGCCGTGTCGCCTCCCCGGAGCCCAAGCCGGGCCAGCTGAGCCCAGCTGGcacctgctgcctccccagcaccctgcggaGCTGCGTGGGCATGGCCGCCCGGCCCCC GCAGGGGCCAGCGCCGAGGAAGGTGGGTCGGTTCTTCCCTTCTCCGGTGTAG
- the GMPPA gene encoding mannose-1-phosphate guanylyltransferase regulatory subunit alpha isoform X2: MKEILLMGFYQPHEALSRFLVSAQQEFKIPIRYLQEYAALGTGGGIYHFRDQILSGGAEAFFVLNADVCSEFPLQEMLEFRQQHGDAHSFVILGTTANRTQALNYGCIVANADTQEVQHYVEKPSTFVSEIINCGIYLFTPDIFQHIGEVFQRNQQELVLEESSNGWQRAEVIRLEQDVFTALAGSGKLYVYKTDGFWSQIKSAGSAIYASRLYLNQYSKSHPERLAQNKPGGPVIRGNVYIHPTASIDSTAVLGPNVSIGEGVTVGAGVRVRESIVLHGASLHDHTCVLNTIVGWDSTIGRWARVEGTPSDPNPNDPYAKIDSETLFRDGRLTPSITILGCSVTIPAEVVILNSIVLPHKELSRSYKNQIIL, from the exons ATGAAGGAGATCCTGCTGATGGGCTTCTACCAGCCCCACGAGGCCCTCAGCCGCTTCCTGGTGTCGGCGCAGCAGGAGTTCAAGATCCCCATCAG GTATCTCCAGGAGTACGCGGCGCTGGGCACGGGTGGTGGCATCTATCATTTCCGAGACCAGATCCTGTCGGGTGGTGCTGAGGCCTTCTTTGTCCTCAACGCGGACGTGTGCTCAGAGTTCCCCTTGCAGGAGATGCTGGAGTTCCGGCAGCAGCACGGGGATGCGCACAGCTTTGTCATTCTGGGTACCACA GCCAACAGGACGCAGGCGCTGAATTATGGCTGTATCGTGGCGAACGCGGACACGCAGGAG GTCCAGCACTACGTGGAGAAGCCCAGCACGTTTGTCAGTGAGATCATTAACTGTGGCATCTACTTGTTCACGCCTGACATCTTCCAGCACATTGGCGAGGTCTTCCAGAGGAACCAGCAGGAGCTAGTGCT AGAGGAGAGCTCCAATGGCTGGCAGCGTGCAGAAGTGATCCGGCTAGAGCAAGACGTTTTTACGGCACTGGCTGGGAGCGGCAAGCTCTATGTCTACAAAACGGATGGCTTCTGGAGCCAGATCAAATCAGCAGG CTCTGCTATCTATGCCAGCCGCCTTTACCTGAACCAGTACAGCAAAAGCCACCCGGAGAGGCTGGCCCAGAACAAGCCTGGAGGCCCTGTCATCCGAG GGAACGTGTACATCCACCCAACAGCCTCCATCGACAGCACTGCGGTG CTGGGCCCCAACGTCTCCATTGGGGAGGGGGTGACGGTAGGAGCTGGTGTGCGTGTGCGAGAGTCCATTGTCCTGCACGGCGCCTCGCTCCAT GACCACACCTGTGTCCTCAATACCATCGTGGGCTGGGACAGCACCATCGGGCGCTGGGCCCGGGTTGAAGGAACGCCCAGTGACCCCAACCCCAACGATCCCTATGCCAAGATTGACAGCGAGACCCTCTTCCGGGACGGGCGCCTCACACCATCCATCACAATCCTGG GCTGCAGCGTCACCATCCCTGCTGAGGTCGTTATTCTCAACTCCATCGTCCTTCCTCACAAGGAGCTGAGCCGCAGCTACAAGAACCAGATTATCCTGTGA
- the GMPPA gene encoding mannose-1-phosphate guanylyltransferase regulatory subunit alpha isoform X1, with protein MPLKAVILIGGPQKGTRFRPLSFEVPKPLFPVAGVPMVQHHIEACAKVPGMKEILLMGFYQPHEALSRFLVSAQQEFKIPIRYLQEYAALGTGGGIYHFRDQILSGGAEAFFVLNADVCSEFPLQEMLEFRQQHGDAHSFVILGTTANRTQALNYGCIVANADTQEVQHYVEKPSTFVSEIINCGIYLFTPDIFQHIGEVFQRNQQELVLEESSNGWQRAEVIRLEQDVFTALAGSGKLYVYKTDGFWSQIKSAGSAIYASRLYLNQYSKSHPERLAQNKPGGPVIRGNVYIHPTASIDSTAVLGPNVSIGEGVTVGAGVRVRESIVLHGASLHDHTCVLNTIVGWDSTIGRWARVEGTPSDPNPNDPYAKIDSETLFRDGRLTPSITILGCSVTIPAEVVILNSIVLPHKELSRSYKNQIIL; from the exons aTGCCGCTGAAGGCGGTGATCCTCATCGGGGGCCCGCAGAAGG GGACCCGGTTCCGGCCGCTGTCCTTCGAGGTGCCCAAGCCGCTCTTCCCCGTGGCCGGGGTGCCCATGGTGCAGCACCACATCGAGGCCTGCGCCAAG GTGCCCGGCATGAAGGAGATCCTGCTGATGGGCTTCTACCAGCCCCACGAGGCCCTCAGCCGCTTCCTGGTGTCGGCGCAGCAGGAGTTCAAGATCCCCATCAG GTATCTCCAGGAGTACGCGGCGCTGGGCACGGGTGGTGGCATCTATCATTTCCGAGACCAGATCCTGTCGGGTGGTGCTGAGGCCTTCTTTGTCCTCAACGCGGACGTGTGCTCAGAGTTCCCCTTGCAGGAGATGCTGGAGTTCCGGCAGCAGCACGGGGATGCGCACAGCTTTGTCATTCTGGGTACCACA GCCAACAGGACGCAGGCGCTGAATTATGGCTGTATCGTGGCGAACGCGGACACGCAGGAG GTCCAGCACTACGTGGAGAAGCCCAGCACGTTTGTCAGTGAGATCATTAACTGTGGCATCTACTTGTTCACGCCTGACATCTTCCAGCACATTGGCGAGGTCTTCCAGAGGAACCAGCAGGAGCTAGTGCT AGAGGAGAGCTCCAATGGCTGGCAGCGTGCAGAAGTGATCCGGCTAGAGCAAGACGTTTTTACGGCACTGGCTGGGAGCGGCAAGCTCTATGTCTACAAAACGGATGGCTTCTGGAGCCAGATCAAATCAGCAGG CTCTGCTATCTATGCCAGCCGCCTTTACCTGAACCAGTACAGCAAAAGCCACCCGGAGAGGCTGGCCCAGAACAAGCCTGGAGGCCCTGTCATCCGAG GGAACGTGTACATCCACCCAACAGCCTCCATCGACAGCACTGCGGTG CTGGGCCCCAACGTCTCCATTGGGGAGGGGGTGACGGTAGGAGCTGGTGTGCGTGTGCGAGAGTCCATTGTCCTGCACGGCGCCTCGCTCCAT GACCACACCTGTGTCCTCAATACCATCGTGGGCTGGGACAGCACCATCGGGCGCTGGGCCCGGGTTGAAGGAACGCCCAGTGACCCCAACCCCAACGATCCCTATGCCAAGATTGACAGCGAGACCCTCTTCCGGGACGGGCGCCTCACACCATCCATCACAATCCTGG GCTGCAGCGTCACCATCCCTGCTGAGGTCGTTATTCTCAACTCCATCGTCCTTCCTCACAAGGAGCTGAGCCGCAGCTACAAGAACCAGATTATCCTGTGA